In the genome of Fulvivirga maritima, one region contains:
- a CDS encoding leucine-rich repeat domain-containing protein: MKKLVLFTAFLLYTLSSNAQYILQPEDLSVNGAGIITRCTKKFSSGEQDIIIPESVNGITIRGIRATGCYTGAFYRKGIRSVQFPATIEFIGNNAFRGNPLISIDLSRCTQLRYIGLGAFYQTPLESVDLSGCTNLEYIGEASFYQTKLENVDFANCTNLESIERFAFAYSNLSGTLDLSVCQTLTQIGDYAFTTNKLEDVRFDDSNLIKIGSNAFYRNEIQQVDLSGSSSLQHIGAGAFRDNQIQSVNISNCTSLTNIEIYAFEGNSIQYVEMEGVTSLTQIKDYAFANNALQEVNLSQQENLQAIGEYAFANNSITALNLGDLAAVTTIGTSAFSDNQIADVQDLSHFNNLNYIGAGAFFNNLSGLTMILPQGATQEWRSSNNQIYHGGNELSNLSESFYREEIYTLTDGDVTVTNGIIQTCNYDSQYKSIIIPDELDGQVIVGLAEGLFQEKAIYYVKLPSGLKEISAAVFKDSSLEIVDMSASESLEVIGEEAFENTLLAELNLQSNTALEKIGEAAFRNTRLSSLNLAGLTQLKEIGASAFYNAEITSLHFENCVSLTRIENSVFADNFISEIGFAGAPNLEYLGANAFGGNSINTVVGLDNCANLYFFGGYNFDEESLSNSVNLPQFTTTNSDSTFWRMTEGYLMTNANDQYEIIDFKTSYSKAFVVSFQDFDGNVLKNDTIIYNESAVPPKQNPQRSEYIFAGYSPQFEEVKEPLLITAQYLRQDEDHFVFKLGTNSGQPIKGATVKLGDEKRRPIQVV; the protein is encoded by the coding sequence ATGAAAAAATTAGTTCTTTTCACCGCTTTTCTACTCTACACTTTAAGCAGTAATGCTCAATATATTCTTCAACCTGAAGATCTCTCTGTAAATGGAGCAGGAATTATTACAAGGTGCACTAAGAAATTCTCTTCTGGGGAACAAGATATTATTATTCCTGAGTCTGTTAACGGCATAACTATTCGTGGCATTAGAGCTACTGGCTGTTATACCGGAGCTTTTTATAGAAAAGGAATAAGATCCGTGCAATTTCCAGCAACTATAGAGTTTATTGGTAATAATGCATTTAGAGGAAATCCTCTGATAAGTATAGATTTAAGTAGATGCACCCAATTGAGGTATATAGGATTAGGAGCCTTTTATCAAACACCTCTTGAAAGTGTGGATTTAAGTGGATGTACCAATCTGGAATATATAGGTGAAGCTAGTTTTTATCAGACAAAGCTAGAAAATGTGGATTTTGCTAATTGTACTAATCTCGAGTCCATAGAGAGATTTGCATTTGCTTATAGTAACCTTTCTGGCACTCTGGATTTAAGTGTATGCCAAACTTTAACTCAAATAGGAGATTACGCATTTACTACTAATAAACTAGAAGATGTAAGGTTTGATGATAGTAATTTAATAAAGATAGGATCTAATGCTTTTTATAGGAACGAGATCCAGCAGGTTGACCTAAGCGGATCTTCAAGTTTGCAGCATATTGGGGCAGGAGCCTTTAGAGATAATCAAATTCAAAGTGTAAATATTAGTAACTGTACCAGTTTAACTAATATTGAAATTTATGCCTTCGAAGGAAATAGCATTCAATATGTGGAAATGGAAGGGGTAACATCGCTTACTCAGATCAAAGATTATGCTTTTGCAAACAATGCGCTTCAGGAGGTAAACCTTAGTCAGCAAGAAAATTTACAAGCTATTGGTGAGTATGCTTTTGCCAATAACTCAATTACCGCATTAAATCTGGGAGATCTGGCTGCCGTTACCACTATAGGAACTTCTGCATTTAGCGATAATCAGATAGCTGATGTACAAGATTTAAGTCACTTCAATAATTTGAATTATATAGGTGCTGGTGCGTTTTTCAATAACCTGTCTGGGCTTACCATGATATTGCCTCAAGGAGCAACTCAAGAGTGGAGATCTTCAAACAACCAAATTTATCATGGAGGAAATGAATTGTCTAACTTATCTGAGTCTTTCTACCGAGAAGAAATCTATACACTTACAGATGGAGATGTTACTGTAACCAACGGCATTATACAGACTTGCAATTATGATAGCCAATACAAGTCTATTATTATTCCTGATGAGTTAGATGGTCAGGTGATTGTGGGGTTAGCTGAGGGGCTTTTTCAAGAGAAAGCCATATATTATGTGAAATTGCCTTCAGGATTAAAGGAGATATCAGCTGCTGTATTTAAAGATAGTTCTTTGGAGATAGTGGATATGTCAGCTAGTGAAAGTTTAGAAGTAATAGGTGAAGAGGCCTTTGAAAACACCTTGCTTGCGGAGCTAAACCTTCAGAGCAATACAGCCTTAGAGAAAATTGGCGAAGCAGCCTTCAGAAATACCAGGTTAAGTTCATTGAACTTAGCAGGGCTTACACAGCTGAAAGAAATTGGCGCTAGCGCTTTTTACAATGCAGAAATTACTTCCTTGCATTTTGAAAATTGTGTGTCGCTTACTAGAATCGAGAATTCTGTATTTGCGGATAATTTCATTTCGGAAATTGGTTTTGCAGGTGCTCCCAACCTTGAGTATTTAGGAGCAAATGCCTTTGGAGGTAATAGTATTAATACAGTGGTTGGCTTAGATAATTGTGCTAACCTGTATTTTTTTGGAGGATATAACTTTGATGAAGAGAGTTTAAGTAACTCGGTTAATCTGCCTCAATTTACTACTACTAATTCAGATTCTACCTTCTGGAGGATGACAGAAGGATACTTAATGACTAACGCTAATGATCAATATGAAATAATTGATTTTAAAACTAGCTATTCTAAAGCGTTTGTGGTGAGCTTTCAAGACTTTGATGGTAATGTATTAAAGAATGATACTATTATCTATAATGAAAGTGCCGTTCCTCCCAAACAAAATCCTCAAAGATCAGAGTATATTTTCGCTGGCTATTCACCTCAATTTGAAGAAGTAAAAGAACCTTTACTTATCACCGCCCAGTACCTACGGCAAGATGAAGATCATTTTGTTTTTAAGCTGGGAACAAATTCTGGTCAGCCTATAAAAGGTGCCACAGTAAAGCTAGGTGATGAAAAAAGAAGACCAATACAAGTGGTATAG
- a CDS encoding sodium:calcium antiporter — MTSLILYLGLIIISTIVVWKSSDLLEGSSQRLATYYKLPAVVQGAIITAIGSSFPELSTTVLSTLLHGEFELGVGAIVGSAIFNILMIPALSGLTAKKLSADRILIYKDAQFYITSVAVLLLAFSLAVIYNPVPDKELVGSMTRGIALVPLLLYVLYIFLQQQETADYQKNDSKDKVADIKVGKEWLKLIGSLLLIVGGVEGLVRGALFLGEYLETPSFFWVLL; from the coding sequence TTGACTTCTTTAATTTTATACCTAGGCTTAATCATAATTTCAACTATTGTAGTATGGAAAAGTAGCGACTTGCTAGAGGGTAGCTCACAACGACTGGCTACTTACTATAAATTACCCGCGGTAGTGCAGGGCGCTATTATTACTGCTATTGGCTCCAGTTTTCCGGAGTTATCTACTACGGTTCTGTCTACTTTACTACATGGTGAATTTGAATTAGGTGTAGGGGCAATAGTAGGATCAGCCATATTTAATATACTGATGATACCGGCGTTATCTGGCCTAACCGCCAAAAAGCTCTCAGCTGACAGAATTTTAATCTATAAAGATGCTCAGTTTTACATTACTTCTGTTGCTGTACTACTGCTGGCCTTTTCCCTTGCCGTGATTTATAACCCTGTGCCCGATAAGGAGCTCGTAGGAAGCATGACACGTGGGATAGCCCTTGTTCCCTTGCTATTATACGTTTTGTACATTTTTCTGCAACAACAAGAAACGGCCGATTATCAAAAAAATGATTCTAAAGACAAAGTAGCTGACATAAAGGTAGGTAAAGAATGGCTCAAGCTGATCGGCAGTTTACTTCTGATCGTGGGTGGAGTAGAAGGCTTGGTTAGAGGAGCTCTCTTTCTCGGTGAATATTTAGAAACGCCAAGCTTCTTTTGGGTATTACTGTAA
- a CDS encoding sodium:calcium antiporter yields MGITVIAAATSIPDAFVSVKMARHGEGIISLANVIGSNIFDLLVAIPLGVLIAGSSEVDFALAVPLMLFLTFATILLFAMLRTKLVLSTVESWILLLLYVLFIAWMILETFGDMNLLRESQAA; encoded by the coding sequence TTGGGTATTACTGTAATAGCCGCTGCCACCAGTATACCTGATGCTTTTGTAAGTGTAAAAATGGCTCGACATGGAGAAGGAATAATAAGTCTGGCCAATGTTATCGGTAGCAATATTTTTGATTTATTGGTTGCCATACCTTTAGGCGTATTAATAGCAGGTTCATCAGAAGTAGATTTTGCTTTAGCTGTCCCTCTTATGTTGTTTCTTACTTTTGCCACTATTCTACTATTTGCGATGCTGCGCACTAAGCTTGTGCTCTCTACTGTAGAAAGCTGGATTTTACTATTACTCTATGTATTATTCATTGCTTGGATGATTTTAGAAACCTTTGGAGACATGAATTTATTGCGAGAGAGCCAGGCCGCTTAA
- a CDS encoding acyl-CoA thioesterase produces the protein MSKTTYPFSILWSQIDANQHLRHSAYADFGAQARVIALESIGFDMKVFHQLKIGPILFREEMIYLREVTPNDTIQVSVEMVKCRKDGSRWSIKHEIFRSDGVKAAQINVDGAWLDLTKRKLAPLPEEWGEKFLSLPKAEEFSIEE, from the coding sequence ATGAGTAAAACTACTTATCCCTTTAGCATACTTTGGTCACAAATAGATGCTAATCAACACCTAAGACATTCTGCCTATGCTGATTTTGGTGCCCAAGCCAGGGTTATAGCCTTAGAGAGTATCGGGTTTGATATGAAAGTCTTTCATCAGTTAAAAATAGGACCTATTCTCTTCCGTGAAGAAATGATTTACTTAAGGGAAGTTACTCCCAATGACACCATTCAAGTAAGTGTAGAAATGGTGAAATGCAGAAAAGATGGTTCCAGATGGAGTATTAAGCATGAAATATTTCGTAGTGATGGTGTAAAAGCAGCACAGATCAATGTAGATGGAGCCTGGCTGGACCTCACTAAAAGGAAACTTGCTCCTTTACCAGAGGAATGGGGAGAGAAATTTTTAAGCTTACCAAAAGCTGAAGAGTTTTCTATTGAAGAATAG
- a CDS encoding bifunctional metallophosphatase/5'-nucleotidase, translating into MRLPLLIITTFLGGLASFSCSDDDTSTIPVDSTAQNPDASVDSLTIFFMNDMHGQIGNFAKAKHIIDQERESKDVLVLCAGDIFSGNPVVDLYDPKGEPMVELMNEIGVDVAVLGNHEFDYGIEVLKDRMEQAQFSWICANMNTEGSILPQTDPYTIKDINDLKIAVLGVVETNGKEGDTIPLTHPWKVVDVKFSPFDTELPKYSSLEADNDADLSILLTHLGSSVDNLIAETNGDFDIIVGGHSHEVIDREIDDIPVVQAGANFQLLGRMDVTISEGSIESSEVRFINLDEYQQYDEALQSKIDDYMAEVNLNEVVGYSENNMSSSGMGCFYTDALMNYLQTDLALQNTGGVRASFDAGDITMGEVFNMDPFSNQCVIFRMAVSELERFFTHAGEGFYVSGVEFGTDQTGFALYDTNGQVLPETDSLTVGINDYIPAVHDSYFPYNRADIKEFTTAEAIINYLENSADPLDYSGCNNYQRYQN; encoded by the coding sequence ATGAGATTACCTTTACTTATAATCACCACCTTTTTGGGAGGATTAGCTTCATTTAGCTGTAGTGATGATGATACATCGACTATCCCGGTTGACTCTACTGCTCAAAACCCAGATGCCAGTGTAGACTCTCTAACCATCTTCTTTATGAATGACATGCATGGGCAGATAGGAAACTTTGCTAAAGCCAAACATATCATTGATCAAGAGCGTGAAAGCAAAGATGTGTTAGTACTTTGTGCTGGGGATATATTTTCAGGAAATCCGGTGGTAGATCTGTATGATCCTAAAGGGGAGCCCATGGTAGAGTTGATGAATGAAATAGGTGTAGACGTAGCCGTACTGGGTAATCATGAATTTGATTATGGCATAGAGGTATTAAAAGATCGTATGGAGCAAGCGCAGTTCAGTTGGATATGCGCTAATATGAACACGGAAGGCTCTATATTACCGCAGACAGACCCATATACTATTAAGGATATTAATGATTTAAAAATAGCCGTATTAGGCGTAGTAGAAACGAATGGGAAAGAAGGAGATACTATTCCTTTAACACATCCCTGGAAAGTGGTGGATGTTAAATTTTCTCCTTTTGATACCGAACTCCCCAAGTATAGCAGTCTGGAGGCAGATAATGATGCTGATTTATCGATCCTGCTTACCCACTTAGGGTCTTCGGTAGATAACCTTATTGCTGAGACCAATGGTGATTTCGATATAATAGTAGGTGGTCATTCTCATGAGGTGATAGATCGTGAAATAGATGATATACCCGTGGTACAGGCTGGTGCTAATTTTCAATTGCTAGGAAGAATGGATGTAACAATCTCTGAGGGGAGCATTGAAAGTAGTGAAGTGCGTTTTATCAATTTAGATGAGTATCAGCAGTATGATGAAGCTCTTCAGTCAAAAATTGATGATTACATGGCAGAAGTAAACCTTAATGAAGTGGTAGGATATTCTGAAAACAACATGAGTAGCTCAGGTATGGGGTGTTTTTATACTGATGCACTAATGAATTACTTACAAACAGACCTGGCATTGCAAAATACAGGAGGGGTAAGGGCTAGTTTTGATGCTGGAGACATTACCATGGGGGAGGTTTTTAATATGGATCCTTTTAGTAACCAATGTGTTATTTTTAGAATGGCCGTTAGTGAGCTAGAAAGGTTCTTTACGCATGCTGGTGAAGGTTTTTATGTAAGCGGTGTAGAGTTTGGTACTGACCAGACTGGCTTTGCTCTTTATGATACTAACGGACAAGTGCTACCGGAAACGGACTCATTAACGGTAGGAATAAACGATTACATCCCTGCCGTTCATGATAGCTACTTCCCGTATAATAGAGCTGATATTAAAGAATTTACTACTGCAGAGGCAATCATCAACTATCTTGAAAACTCAGCTGATCCGCTAGATTACTCAGGCTGTAATAATTATCAGAGATACCAGAACTAA
- a CDS encoding VOC family protein, with product MKLEHFAVNVKEPAAMAQWYVENMGLTIVKQVTESPYMTFMADDSGQIMIEIYSNPAAAVPDYKNQSPLIVHFAFVSEKPDEDSKRLQAAGAEEVSNDHFDDGSHIIMMRDPWGVPLQLCKRGVPMLK from the coding sequence ATGAAATTAGAACATTTTGCTGTGAACGTAAAAGAGCCTGCAGCTATGGCTCAATGGTATGTAGAAAACATGGGCTTAACCATCGTGAAACAAGTAACAGAAAGCCCTTATATGACTTTTATGGCCGATGACAGCGGTCAAATAATGATAGAAATTTATAGCAACCCAGCTGCTGCGGTTCCTGATTATAAAAATCAAAGTCCACTTATAGTGCATTTTGCATTCGTATCAGAAAAGCCCGATGAGGATAGCAAAAGATTACAAGCGGCTGGTGCAGAAGAAGTAAGTAATGATCATTTTGATGATGGATCACATATTATTATGATGCGAGATCCTTGGGGTGTGCCTTTACAGCTATGCAAGCGTGGTGTACCTATGCTCAAATAA
- a CDS encoding InlB B-repeat-containing protein has product MNTTTKKCTLTALILLLFSVTAFSASYYVSPSGSDSNSGTQGSPFATLTHAISVVSAGDYIYMRGGTYYYSSSIVIDRSKNGSSSAPIRVFAYNGETPIIDFSAQSVSSSNRGIVMDAFYWHWRGITIQKAGDNGMLLSGNNNTIENCIFRQNRDTGLQLSRYNTSANSISQWPSNNLITGCEAFDNADPDSEDADGFAAKLTCGEGNQFINCVSHHNIDDGWDLYTKSDTGPIGVVYFEGCIAHSNGTLTNGSTSGNGDKNGYKLGSSAHNINHILRRCIAFNNGKHGFADNGNTGSMQFINCTSYNNEEYNFHTRDGASHIFRNNLSYQSSSNDRIRGNASAPNAFDNQDSWPYTASSSDFVTLNPGPNHAPTSNGFLNLSSSSSLIDAGVTSSGISYNGSSPDLGAVEYGGTTPPPGNDYSLTTSVQGQGTVSPNGGTYNSGASVTLTATPANGWVFSNWSGAASGSSNPVTITMNSNKSVTAVFTESNTNPPPSGGDEIHNFTASGTSSSFFNISGNLSTSKGTVNYAGLTLTQCLKIETVTSISFTSSQEGTLTLVFNNDFSDNIVIDGNSLSASSGILTTTLSAGSHTISKDDVANLYYMSLAYAGGGNTQYTVSTATNGNGSVSGGGTYAEGTVVSLSAVPNSGYVFNNWSGDVSGSANPLSVTVNGNKSITANFSPDTGGSENVVTLQESQSGFCSVDGTIDNNNSGFTGIGFANTENASGEGINWNISGDAGTYVFRWRYANGSATNRTGVLSINGTPVSTEDFAGTGGWTTWTTTSVTLANQPGGNKSLRLEASQGEGLPNIDYLEVTGPNVSAASCGGGTNYYSLSVSANPSNAGSVSLSPSGGNYAAGTVVTLTASANSGYSFSGWSGDASGNSTSTTVTMDGNKSVTAAFISNNGGGGNANYDLIGWATQAGGTTGGQGGVSVTCATGDCILNAIDQKKDDVITQPLIIYVNGTVTPSNTSASKIDIKEVRDVSIIGVGTSGVFNGIGLKVYRAGNVIIQNVTVHHVDIGDKDAISIEGPADHVWVDHCELYAEYQGVGKDDYDGLLDAKSDAEYITYSYNYLHDSWKTMLVGSSDGDDDDRKITAHHNYFDNCNSRLPLFRHGNGHFFNNYYSGIASTGINSRMGACLRVENNYFKDAQNPIVSAYSDELGGVDQSGNTFDNVTWDLSRDDVSEPYNCNATIPYSYSASLNSTSSVPSIVVANAGVGKLSSSSAARLAVDNERAKELEAQLAIFPNPVQNRINIKLPVYTGEERIRVVDLAGVEVLSAPLQAQENTIDISSLQAGNYIIQVKTEGHTYLRMIIKE; this is encoded by the coding sequence ATGAATACTACTACTAAAAAATGTACGCTTACTGCACTGATATTGCTACTGTTTTCAGTGACAGCTTTTAGCGCAAGTTACTACGTGTCGCCCAGCGGGAGCGACTCTAATTCCGGGACTCAAGGCAGTCCCTTTGCAACCTTAACTCATGCTATATCTGTTGTTTCTGCCGGAGATTACATTTATATGCGAGGAGGAACCTACTACTATTCATCTTCCATTGTGATTGATCGTTCTAAGAATGGATCATCATCCGCACCTATCAGGGTCTTTGCTTATAATGGAGAAACCCCGATCATTGATTTTTCTGCTCAATCGGTGAGTTCTTCTAACCGAGGTATAGTCATGGATGCTTTTTACTGGCATTGGCGGGGCATTACTATTCAAAAAGCCGGTGACAATGGTATGTTGCTGTCAGGCAATAATAATACTATAGAGAATTGTATTTTCCGCCAAAACAGAGATACAGGCTTACAGCTTAGCCGCTACAATACTAGTGCAAATAGCATTAGCCAATGGCCTTCTAATAATCTGATCACAGGCTGTGAGGCCTTTGATAATGCAGATCCGGACAGTGAAGATGCTGATGGTTTCGCAGCCAAGCTTACCTGTGGTGAGGGCAACCAGTTTATAAACTGTGTATCTCACCATAATATTGATGATGGTTGGGACTTATACACTAAATCGGATACAGGACCTATAGGTGTTGTGTATTTTGAAGGATGTATTGCTCACAGTAATGGTACGCTTACTAATGGTTCTACCTCAGGTAATGGAGATAAAAACGGTTATAAGCTTGGCTCTTCAGCGCATAATATTAATCATATTTTGCGCAGGTGTATTGCTTTTAATAATGGTAAACACGGCTTTGCTGATAATGGTAATACCGGGAGTATGCAGTTTATCAATTGTACTTCTTATAACAATGAAGAATATAATTTCCATACCCGCGATGGTGCGTCGCATATATTCAGAAATAATTTATCGTACCAGTCTTCTTCTAATGATAGAATAAGAGGTAATGCCTCCGCACCTAATGCTTTTGATAATCAGGACTCATGGCCATATACTGCGAGCAGTTCAGATTTTGTTACTTTAAATCCTGGACCTAACCATGCACCTACTTCTAATGGATTTTTAAATTTATCGTCAAGCAGTTCACTGATTGATGCCGGTGTAACCTCATCAGGTATTTCCTATAATGGCTCCTCTCCAGACCTTGGCGCAGTAGAGTATGGCGGCACTACGCCACCTCCGGGAAACGACTATTCGTTAACCACTTCAGTGCAGGGGCAGGGAACGGTTAGTCCTAATGGTGGAACTTATAATTCAGGGGCATCAGTAACACTTACTGCTACGCCGGCTAATGGCTGGGTGTTTAGCAATTGGAGCGGGGCAGCCAGTGGCTCTAGCAATCCTGTTACTATTACTATGAACAGCAATAAGTCTGTAACGGCTGTTTTTACAGAAAGCAATACCAATCCGCCCCCATCTGGAGGTGATGAAATTCATAATTTCACTGCATCAGGTACATCAAGCTCTTTCTTTAATATCTCAGGTAATCTTTCTACATCTAAAGGCACTGTGAATTATGCGGGCCTAACGCTTACTCAGTGTTTAAAAATAGAAACGGTTACTTCAATCAGCTTCACCTCTTCGCAAGAAGGAACCTTGACGCTGGTTTTTAATAATGATTTTTCTGATAATATAGTAATAGACGGCAACAGCTTAAGCGCTTCTTCTGGTATACTTACTACCACATTATCTGCCGGAAGTCATACTATTAGTAAGGATGATGTGGCTAACTTGTATTATATGAGTCTGGCTTATGCCGGAGGAGGGAATACTCAATATACTGTTTCTACTGCTACCAATGGAAATGGATCGGTTTCAGGTGGAGGTACTTATGCTGAAGGTACAGTTGTATCGCTCAGTGCTGTGCCTAACAGCGGATATGTTTTTAATAATTGGTCAGGAGATGTCAGCGGATCAGCCAATCCTTTGTCAGTAACGGTTAATGGAAATAAGTCTATTACTGCTAACTTTTCTCCTGATACTGGAGGCAGTGAAAATGTAGTTACCCTTCAGGAAAGCCAAAGTGGATTCTGTTCAGTAGATGGTACTATAGATAATAATAACTCTGGTTTCACAGGTATAGGTTTTGCTAACACTGAAAATGCCAGTGGAGAAGGTATTAACTGGAATATATCAGGAGATGCAGGTACTTATGTTTTTAGGTGGAGATACGCTAATGGTTCCGCTACTAATAGAACAGGGGTGCTGTCCATTAATGGTACGCCGGTTTCTACAGAAGATTTCGCAGGAACAGGAGGCTGGACCACCTGGACTACTACTTCCGTAACCCTTGCAAACCAGCCTGGAGGTAATAAAAGCCTAAGATTGGAGGCCTCCCAGGGAGAAGGCTTGCCAAATATTGATTATTTGGAAGTGACGGGGCCTAATGTAAGTGCCGCCAGCTGTGGAGGAGGAACTAACTATTACAGCTTGTCTGTCTCTGCTAACCCTTCTAATGCAGGTAGTGTGTCATTAAGCCCGAGCGGAGGTAATTATGCTGCTGGTACCGTAGTAACTCTTACAGCCAGTGCTAATAGTGGTTATTCTTTTAGCGGATGGAGTGGAGATGCAAGTGGCAATTCTACGTCAACCACAGTAACAATGGATGGTAACAAAAGTGTAACAGCAGCATTCATTAGTAATAATGGAGGAGGAGGTAATGCTAATTATGATCTTATCGGTTGGGCTACACAGGCTGGAGGAACTACCGGAGGTCAGGGTGGTGTGTCTGTTACCTGCGCTACGGGTGATTGTATTCTCAATGCCATTGACCAAAAGAAAGATGATGTTATTACTCAACCTCTGATTATTTATGTAAATGGTACCGTTACGCCTTCTAATACTTCTGCATCTAAAATAGATATCAAAGAAGTGAGAGATGTGTCTATAATAGGTGTGGGCACTAGCGGCGTATTTAATGGAATAGGCCTTAAAGTGTATAGAGCGGGTAATGTGATTATCCAAAATGTAACGGTGCATCATGTGGATATTGGAGATAAAGATGCTATATCTATAGAAGGCCCTGCAGATCATGTTTGGGTAGATCATTGTGAGTTATATGCCGAATATCAAGGAGTAGGTAAAGATGATTATGATGGTCTTTTGGATGCTAAGTCTGATGCTGAGTATATTACTTATTCATACAATTACCTGCATGACAGCTGGAAAACCATGCTGGTAGGTAGTAGCGATGGTGATGATGATGACAGAAAAATTACAGCACATCATAATTATTTTGATAATTGTAATTCTCGTTTGCCATTATTCAGACATGGAAATGGCCATTTCTTCAATAACTATTATAGTGGTATAGCGTCTACAGGTATTAATTCCAGAATGGGAGCCTGCCTTCGGGTTGAGAATAATTACTTTAAAGATGCTCAAAACCCAATTGTATCTGCTTACAGTGATGAGTTAGGCGGGGTGGATCAGTCAGGAAATACGTTTGATAATGTTACCTGGGATCTTTCTCGTGATGATGTGAGTGAGCCTTATAATTGTAATGCTACTATACCATATTCATATAGTGCTTCATTAAATAGCACTTCCTCAGTGCCTTCTATAGTAGTGGCTAATGCTGGCGTTGGTAAACTGTCAAGCAGTTCTGCTGCCAGACTGGCTGTTGATAATGAGAGAGCAAAAGAATTGGAGGCTCAGTTAGCTATTTTCCCTAACCCGGTACAGAACAGAATAAATATTAAACTGCCTGTTTACACCGGAGAGGAGCGTATTAGAGTAGTTGACCTGGCAGGAGTAGAAGTGCTGTCAGCTCCGCTTCAGGCTCAGGAAAATACTATAGACATTAGCTCGCTTCAGGCGGGAAATTATATTATTCAGGTAAAAACTGAAGGGCATACATATCTTAGAATGATTATTAAAGAATAA